The Sorangiineae bacterium MSr11367 genome window below encodes:
- the rpsK gene encoding 30S ribosomal protein S11 — protein sequence MATAKTQTTGTGPKAKGTKRKVKKNVATGIAHIQSTFNNTVVTITDVNGNAIAWSSAGSRGFKGSRKSTPFSAQLAAEEAARRAMDHGMRSIAVFVKGPGAGRESALRALQTAGFKVTLIRDVTPVPHNGCRPPKRRRV from the coding sequence ATGGCCACTGCGAAGACGCAAACCACCGGCACGGGCCCGAAAGCCAAGGGCACGAAGCGCAAGGTGAAGAAGAACGTCGCGACGGGGATCGCGCACATCCAGTCGACGTTCAACAACACCGTCGTCACCATCACCGACGTGAATGGCAACGCGATTGCCTGGTCGAGCGCCGGTTCGCGCGGTTTCAAAGGCTCGCGCAAGTCGACGCCGTTCTCGGCGCAGCTCGCCGCCGAAGAAGCAGCCCGCCGCGCGATGGATCACGGCATGCGCTCCATCGCCGTCTTCGTGAAGGGCCCCGGCGCCGGCCGCGAGAGCGCACTCCGCGCCCTGCAGACGGCTGGCTTCAAGGTCACCTTGATCCGTGACGTCACGCCGGTTCCGCACAACGGTTGCCGTCCGCCGAAGCGCCGCCGCGTCTAA
- a CDS encoding DCC1-like thiol-disulfide oxidoreductase family protein has protein sequence MTESELPPRIVLFDGVCGLCDALIQWFVRVDRARALRYAPIQGETAARLRAMHPEIPSGVDTVIFVDEGTVHLRSRGILVSMRYLPPPWRWARFLRWIPLALSDAAYRLVARFRYRIFGKREACRVPGPEERALFLP, from the coding sequence GTGACCGAGAGCGAGCTTCCACCCCGTATCGTCTTGTTCGATGGCGTTTGCGGCCTGTGCGACGCCCTCATCCAATGGTTCGTGCGCGTCGATCGCGCACGGGCCCTGCGCTACGCGCCCATTCAGGGCGAAACGGCGGCGCGTCTGCGGGCGATGCACCCGGAGATCCCGTCGGGGGTGGACACGGTGATCTTCGTCGACGAAGGCACCGTGCATCTGCGCTCCCGCGGGATCCTCGTGAGCATGCGCTACCTGCCGCCACCGTGGCGCTGGGCGCGGTTTCTCCGGTGGATCCCGCTCGCATTGTCGGACGCGGCGTATCGGCTGGTGGCGCGTTTCAGGTACCGCATCTTCGGCAAACGGGAGGCGTGCAGGGTGCCAGGCCCCGAGGAGCGAGCCCTCTTTCTCCCGTGA
- a CDS encoding enoyl-[acyl-carrier-protein] reductase: MLKIDLTGRRALVAGVADDGGFGFAIAKSLAEAGAKVCVGTWPPALGIFQTLLRRGKMDASRKFADGSLLEFEKIYPLDAAFDTLESAPAEVRENKRYKELGDFSIAGLAAQLKSDFGEQPLDIVVHSLANGPEVKKPLLETSRAGYLEAVGVSAYSMVSMVANFAPLMKKDGSFVSLTYMASERVIPGYGGGMSSAKAALESDTRVLAYEAGRKYGVRVNTISAGPWASRAASAIGIIDAMVEYASNNSPLTDAMTAEDVGNAAAFLVSPLAAGITGTTMYVDKGYHTMGKATDARYAPPGDPGRNA, from the coding sequence ATGCTCAAGATCGATCTGACGGGGCGCAGGGCACTGGTGGCTGGGGTGGCGGACGATGGCGGCTTCGGGTTTGCCATCGCCAAATCGCTGGCGGAGGCCGGCGCGAAGGTGTGCGTGGGCACATGGCCGCCCGCGCTCGGGATCTTTCAGACGCTCCTGCGGCGCGGCAAGATGGATGCGTCGCGCAAGTTCGCCGATGGATCGCTCCTCGAGTTCGAGAAGATTTACCCGCTCGATGCGGCGTTCGACACGCTCGAGAGCGCGCCCGCCGAGGTGCGGGAGAACAAGCGCTACAAGGAGCTCGGCGACTTCTCCATCGCCGGGTTAGCTGCGCAGCTCAAGAGCGACTTCGGCGAGCAGCCGCTCGACATCGTGGTGCACTCGCTGGCCAATGGGCCCGAGGTGAAGAAGCCGCTGCTCGAGACGAGCCGCGCGGGCTACCTCGAGGCCGTGGGCGTGAGCGCTTACTCGATGGTGTCGATGGTGGCGAATTTCGCGCCGCTGATGAAGAAGGACGGCTCGTTCGTGTCGCTCACGTACATGGCCAGCGAGCGCGTGATCCCCGGCTACGGCGGAGGCATGTCCTCGGCCAAGGCGGCGCTCGAAAGCGATACGCGCGTGCTCGCCTACGAGGCGGGGCGCAAATACGGCGTGCGCGTGAACACCATTTCCGCGGGGCCGTGGGCCTCACGCGCGGCGAGCGCCATCGGCATCATCGACGCGATGGTCGAATACGCCTCGAACAACTCGCCGCTGACCGATGCCATGACCGCGGAAGACGTCGGCAACGCGGCGGCCTTTCTCGTGAGCCCGCTCGCGGCGGGCATCACCGGCACGACCATGTACGTGGACAAGGGCTACCACACGATGGGCAAGGCCACCGACGCGCGCTACGCCCCGCCGGGCGATCCTGGCCGCAATGCTTAA
- a CDS encoding cytochrome c3 family protein has protein sequence MIGRYVLLVIAMVLAATVAIAGDPPKSARVLPPGAFDDDRGPSQAIFPPQQLTIKFNHKLHLTEGATCKTCHPGALTSNSVADHLTPKGAVCDACHQSDHSNLAKVIAGPEASGQCAFCHLGYKESDGNAVARFVVPRANMVFNHQKHAVRNIGCGQCHGALDQVELATRDQLPRMRGCFKCHQMPDAAARGEAKSDCTTCHIPSNPKDRDAPARNALVRAENPGGRIKTAFASGVLEPPRWLHNAAHTPDFIERHKYVAGNDSQFCANCHKEDFCVGCHDGRVRPKSIHPSDYLSMHPIEARQQTQRCTSCHNEQNFCLGCHQRVGITMSGPPSTRESGRFHPPKGIWSDAPRRPGHHAFEAQRNLNACVSCHVERDCVVCHGGSGIGGGFNPHKSGFSGGCATQMRRNPRPCFVCHMPDDGVLAPCR, from the coding sequence ATGATCGGGCGCTATGTCCTGCTGGTGATCGCGATGGTTCTCGCGGCCACCGTGGCCATTGCCGGGGATCCGCCGAAGTCGGCGCGCGTACTCCCGCCCGGCGCCTTCGACGACGACCGAGGCCCGAGTCAGGCCATCTTTCCGCCGCAGCAGTTGACCATCAAGTTCAATCACAAGCTGCACCTCACCGAGGGAGCCACCTGCAAAACGTGCCACCCGGGCGCGCTGACCAGCAACTCGGTGGCGGACCATTTGACCCCCAAGGGCGCCGTTTGCGATGCGTGCCATCAATCGGACCACTCGAACCTGGCCAAGGTGATCGCGGGCCCGGAGGCCTCGGGGCAGTGCGCGTTTTGCCATCTCGGCTACAAAGAGTCGGACGGCAATGCGGTGGCGCGGTTCGTGGTGCCGCGGGCCAACATGGTGTTCAACCACCAGAAACACGCGGTGCGGAACATCGGCTGCGGGCAGTGCCACGGTGCACTCGATCAGGTGGAGCTCGCGACGCGCGATCAATTGCCGCGCATGCGAGGGTGCTTCAAGTGCCACCAAATGCCGGATGCCGCCGCCCGGGGTGAGGCCAAGAGCGATTGCACCACCTGCCACATCCCGTCGAACCCGAAAGACCGGGACGCGCCGGCGCGGAATGCGTTGGTGCGGGCGGAAAACCCGGGTGGACGCATCAAGACGGCGTTTGCCTCGGGGGTGCTCGAGCCGCCGCGCTGGCTTCACAATGCCGCGCACACGCCGGATTTCATCGAGCGGCACAAGTACGTGGCGGGAAACGATTCGCAGTTTTGCGCCAACTGCCACAAGGAGGACTTCTGCGTCGGGTGCCACGACGGTCGGGTGCGCCCGAAGAGCATTCACCCGAGCGACTACCTCTCGATGCACCCCATCGAGGCGCGGCAGCAAACGCAACGCTGCACCAGCTGCCACAACGAACAGAACTTTTGCCTCGGGTGCCACCAACGGGTCGGCATCACCATGTCGGGGCCACCGTCCACCCGGGAGTCGGGACGCTTCCACCCGCCCAAGGGCATCTGGAGTGACGCGCCTCGGCGGCCTGGTCACCACGCGTTCGAGGCGCAGCGAAACCTGAACGCCTGCGTAAGCTGCCACGTCGAGCGCGATTGCGTCGTTTGCCATGGCGGCTCGGGAATTGGCGGTGGATTCAACCCTCACAAGAGCGGATTTTCCGGGGGTTGCGCAACGCAGATGCGAAGAAATCCGCGACCTTGCTTCGTTTGCCACATGCCGGACGACGGAGTGCTCGCTCCATGCCGCTGA
- a CDS encoding aldo/keto reductase has translation MRYVLLGRSGLKVSELCLGAMTFGTDWGWGADDEVSQAVYRRFREAGGNFIDTANLYTNGASERIVGACIRNERDRVVLATKYTCSTDADNPNASGNARKNMVRAVEASLRRLGTDYIDLYWLHAWSYTTPVDEVMRALDDLVRQGKILYVGVSDTPAWIVSQANTLAELRGWTSFIATQIEYSLVERTVERELLPMSRALDIGVLAWSPLAGGVLTGKYNAKNASHAATRHEAMPLPNVNERALGIAAVVQDVARDAGYEPAAVALAWLRAQGVLPIVGARTPEQLASNLTCLEVKLDAAQLARLDEVSRIAMGFPYDVMEYAGGVVHGRFYAQFDTPHRAGLPPSVHASFLKAGSAVALKSVE, from the coding sequence ATGCGGTACGTACTTCTCGGAAGAAGCGGTCTCAAGGTGTCGGAGCTGTGCCTCGGTGCGATGACGTTCGGCACGGATTGGGGATGGGGCGCCGACGACGAGGTGAGCCAGGCCGTGTACCGAAGATTCCGCGAGGCGGGCGGCAACTTCATCGATACGGCGAACCTCTACACCAACGGCGCGAGCGAACGCATCGTCGGGGCATGCATCCGCAACGAGCGCGATCGCGTGGTGCTGGCCACGAAGTACACCTGCTCGACGGACGCGGACAACCCCAATGCCAGCGGCAATGCGCGCAAGAACATGGTGCGCGCCGTGGAGGCGAGCCTGCGCCGCCTGGGCACCGACTACATCGATCTGTACTGGCTCCACGCATGGTCGTACACGACACCCGTCGACGAGGTGATGCGCGCCCTCGACGATCTGGTGCGGCAGGGCAAAATCCTCTACGTCGGCGTGTCCGATACGCCAGCCTGGATCGTCAGCCAAGCCAACACGCTGGCCGAGTTGCGCGGCTGGACGAGCTTCATCGCCACGCAGATCGAGTACAGCTTGGTCGAGCGCACCGTCGAGCGCGAGCTCTTGCCCATGTCGCGCGCCCTCGACATCGGCGTCCTCGCCTGGAGTCCGCTCGCGGGCGGCGTCTTGACCGGGAAATACAATGCCAAGAACGCGTCCCATGCGGCCACCCGCCACGAAGCCATGCCCTTGCCGAACGTGAACGAGCGAGCCTTGGGCATCGCCGCCGTCGTTCAAGACGTCGCGCGGGACGCTGGGTACGAGCCTGCGGCGGTCGCACTGGCGTGGCTGCGCGCGCAGGGGGTGCTGCCCATCGTGGGAGCACGCACTCCAGAGCAACTCGCGTCGAACCTCACGTGCCTCGAGGTGAAGCTCGACGCCGCGCAGCTCGCGCGCCTCGACGAGGTGTCGCGCATCGCGATGGGCTTCCCCTACGACGTGATGGAGTACGCCGGCGGCGTGGTCCACGGCCGCTTCTACGCGCAGTTCGACACCCCGCACCGCGCGGGCCTGCCGCCGAGCGTGCACGCATCGTTCTTGAAGGCCGGGTCGGCCGTCGCGCTCAAGAGCGTCGAGTGA
- a CDS encoding serine/threonine protein kinase: MSDSAQRYRVIEKLESGGMAEVFRAESEGLQGFKKQVAIKRVLPHLSEKKKFISMFLDEARLSAHLSHSNCVQVFDIGVGDNAYFIVMEFVDGANLKTIAESLKKQGKQFPVPAAVLIAHEICKGLSYAHELCDPNGNPLNIVHRDMSPPNVLITKYGEVKIVDFGLAKANSQLEKSEPGIIKGKFSYLSPEAAMGQDVDHRTDIFAVGIILWELLAGQRLFLGETDFQTVKKVQQAVIPSVSQYNRHVRPDLERIVNRILARDPSLRYQSARELGRDLANCMFRLAEPVSSFDIESLVHVAVRDKQRVRPQQPSIIDKLIEEALFEFTSLKDDDRSAPESKHASPKAAPLNLGDFEDPSRWMSEINTGEFPGTGAPLGGALPGDALGEGNLSALEDLEEPPRPPTPIPRQPRYPLPPRPRGGGGGGTGGGTGSGGGFGGGPSGTMRMSALPPMDSPLVSTPTPPSVASQFHHPAVAGGAPAMAMKKPTSTATVGIVVVLAALMATGVAWFAHLIPHL, translated from the coding sequence ATGTCGGATTCCGCGCAGCGCTATCGCGTCATCGAGAAACTCGAGTCAGGCGGGATGGCCGAAGTGTTCCGTGCGGAGAGCGAGGGCCTGCAGGGGTTCAAGAAGCAGGTCGCCATCAAGCGCGTTCTGCCGCACCTGTCCGAGAAGAAGAAGTTCATCTCGATGTTCCTCGACGAGGCGCGTCTTTCCGCGCACCTCTCGCACTCGAACTGCGTGCAGGTCTTCGACATCGGTGTCGGCGACAACGCCTACTTCATCGTCATGGAGTTCGTCGACGGGGCGAACTTGAAGACCATCGCGGAATCGCTGAAGAAACAGGGGAAGCAGTTCCCCGTACCGGCGGCCGTCCTCATCGCCCACGAGATTTGCAAGGGACTCAGCTACGCGCACGAGCTCTGCGATCCCAACGGCAACCCGCTCAATATCGTCCACCGGGATATGTCCCCGCCCAACGTGCTCATCACGAAGTACGGCGAGGTCAAAATCGTGGACTTTGGTCTCGCCAAGGCCAACTCGCAGCTCGAAAAATCCGAGCCGGGCATCATCAAAGGCAAATTCAGCTACCTGTCGCCCGAGGCCGCAATGGGCCAGGACGTCGACCATCGGACGGACATCTTCGCGGTCGGCATCATCCTCTGGGAGCTGCTCGCCGGGCAGCGTCTCTTCTTGGGCGAGACGGATTTTCAGACGGTCAAAAAAGTCCAGCAGGCCGTGATTCCGTCGGTCAGCCAGTACAACCGTCACGTTCGGCCGGACTTGGAGCGGATCGTCAACCGCATCTTGGCGCGCGATCCGTCGCTGCGTTACCAGTCCGCGCGCGAGCTCGGGCGAGACCTTGCAAACTGCATGTTTCGCTTGGCCGAGCCCGTGAGTTCGTTCGACATCGAGTCGCTGGTGCACGTCGCCGTGCGCGACAAGCAGCGCGTTCGGCCGCAGCAGCCGTCGATCATCGACAAGCTCATCGAGGAGGCGCTCTTCGAGTTCACCTCCCTCAAGGACGACGACCGCAGTGCGCCCGAGTCGAAGCATGCGAGCCCCAAGGCCGCGCCGCTCAACCTGGGCGACTTCGAGGATCCGTCGCGCTGGATGAGTGAGATCAACACCGGGGAATTCCCGGGGACGGGGGCTCCCCTGGGCGGTGCGCTTCCGGGCGATGCCCTCGGCGAGGGGAACCTCTCCGCGCTGGAAGATCTCGAGGAGCCTCCGCGCCCACCGACCCCCATCCCGCGCCAACCGCGCTATCCGCTCCCGCCGCGTCCGCGAGGTGGCGGAGGAGGAGGAACTGGCGGTGGAACGGGCTCGGGCGGTGGCTTCGGCGGCGGCCCGTCGGGCACGATGCGCATGTCCGCGCTCCCGCCCATGGATTCACCGCTGGTGTCCACACCGACCCCTCCGTCGGTCGCGTCGCAGTTTCATCACCCCGCCGTGGCGGGTGGTGCGCCGGCCATGGCGATGAAGAAGCCCACCAGCACGGCCACCGTGGGGATCGTGGTGGTGCTCGCCGCGCTCATGGCGACGGGCGTCGCGTGGTTCGCGCACCTGATCCCGCATTTGTAA
- a CDS encoding SDR family NAD(P)-dependent oxidoreductase: MANELRFDGKVVIITGAGNGLGRSHALLFGSRGAKVVVNDLGGGHTGEGKSSAAADKVVEEIKALGGEAVANYDSVEDGAKIVQTALDHFKRVDIVVNNAGILRDVSFPKMTQDDWDLIYRVHVLGAFRVTHAAWPYLRDQGYGRVIMTASAAGIYGNFGQANYSMAKLGVAGFASTLAIEGKKKNVNVNTIAPIAGSRMTETILPPELIASLKPEYVTPLVAWLCHENCEETGGLFEVGGGFFGKLRWERTKGQTFRMGRAITPETVKSSWGKITSFEETEHPANVMQSMAPILANVQAGPSLGGNEFVDVDLALGSELPTIESSYTERDVALYALGIGAAKDPLDAKDLQLVYELHGEGFHTFPTFGVAPALGAVLQLMKEGKQAPGLNYGFDRVLHGEQYTEIKRPLPTNAKLVHKARIKDIFDKGKFALVVTEIKSYDESGEELIVNEMTTFVRGAGGFGGSRGPGGDPYMPPERAPDAVVTEPIPENQALLYRLSGDWNPLHADPNFAQAFGFQKPILHGLCTFGYVGRHVVRSFAPNGDPRYFRSIKVRFADSVFPGETLVTEMWKQELSEGDKAKGIGARIVFQAKVKERDKAVISRAAIELYEKIPQPKPAVAAGKKDGKAEAAPAAGVQPTSADVFQAIGKYLEANAQLASKVQTVFRFVLTDPASAWTIDLKSGNGSVSTETSSAADTTLELKDTDFMDMCTGKADAQKLYFGGKLKISGNVMASQKLEFLKKLDPNLVLEVVKARAGGAPPPQPSAALKVGPGEPGTSGGGGGPGAPSTPGAKPSPTAPTKNAEAAGIFAKLKELVAKDKRLVDEVGAVLQFRIQEPDAAWVVDLKSGAVKEGTDAAATTVLTLKDADLAALVKGTEQPQSLYQKGALRVDGDVRVAQRIGFLKQLA; the protein is encoded by the coding sequence ATGGCGAACGAGCTGAGGTTCGATGGGAAGGTCGTGATCATCACCGGGGCTGGCAACGGGCTTGGGCGCTCGCATGCCCTCCTGTTCGGCAGTCGCGGCGCGAAGGTCGTCGTCAACGACTTGGGTGGAGGCCACACGGGCGAGGGCAAGAGCTCCGCGGCCGCCGACAAAGTCGTAGAGGAGATCAAGGCGCTCGGCGGCGAGGCCGTGGCCAACTACGATTCGGTGGAAGACGGCGCGAAGATCGTGCAGACCGCGCTCGATCACTTCAAGCGGGTCGACATCGTGGTGAACAACGCCGGCATTCTGCGCGACGTCAGCTTCCCCAAGATGACCCAGGACGACTGGGACCTCATCTATCGGGTGCACGTTCTCGGCGCCTTCCGCGTCACGCATGCGGCCTGGCCGTACTTGCGCGATCAGGGCTACGGCCGCGTGATCATGACGGCATCGGCCGCGGGCATCTATGGCAACTTCGGCCAGGCCAATTATTCGATGGCCAAGCTGGGCGTGGCCGGTTTCGCCAGCACCCTGGCCATCGAGGGCAAGAAGAAGAACGTGAACGTCAACACCATCGCGCCCATCGCCGGGTCGCGCATGACGGAGACGATCCTTCCGCCCGAGTTGATCGCGTCGCTCAAGCCCGAGTACGTCACCCCGCTGGTGGCATGGCTATGCCACGAGAACTGTGAGGAGACCGGCGGCCTTTTCGAGGTCGGCGGAGGCTTCTTCGGAAAGCTGCGCTGGGAGCGCACCAAGGGCCAGACGTTCCGAATGGGTCGGGCCATCACGCCGGAAACGGTGAAGTCGTCGTGGGGTAAGATTACCTCCTTCGAGGAGACGGAGCATCCGGCCAATGTGATGCAATCCATGGCGCCGATCCTGGCCAATGTGCAGGCCGGGCCGAGCCTCGGCGGCAACGAGTTCGTCGACGTGGACTTGGCGCTGGGGTCGGAGCTGCCGACCATCGAATCGTCGTACACCGAGCGGGACGTGGCGCTGTACGCGCTGGGCATCGGCGCGGCGAAGGATCCGCTGGATGCCAAGGACTTGCAGTTGGTCTACGAGCTTCACGGGGAAGGGTTCCACACGTTCCCGACGTTCGGCGTGGCGCCCGCGCTGGGGGCCGTGCTCCAGTTGATGAAGGAAGGAAAGCAGGCGCCGGGTCTGAATTACGGCTTCGACCGCGTGCTGCACGGTGAGCAGTACACGGAAATAAAGCGGCCGTTGCCCACGAATGCCAAGTTGGTGCACAAGGCGCGCATCAAGGACATCTTCGACAAGGGCAAGTTTGCCCTCGTGGTGACCGAGATCAAGAGCTACGACGAGAGCGGCGAAGAGCTCATCGTCAACGAGATGACCACCTTCGTGCGCGGCGCCGGTGGTTTCGGTGGCAGCCGCGGGCCTGGCGGCGATCCGTACATGCCGCCGGAGCGTGCGCCGGATGCCGTGGTGACGGAGCCGATTCCCGAGAACCAAGCTTTGTTGTACCGGCTTTCGGGCGATTGGAATCCGCTCCATGCGGATCCGAATTTTGCGCAGGCGTTCGGCTTCCAAAAGCCGATTCTGCATGGCCTCTGCACCTTTGGGTACGTGGGGCGGCACGTGGTGCGGTCGTTCGCACCGAATGGGGATCCGCGGTATTTCCGCAGCATCAAGGTGCGGTTTGCCGATTCGGTGTTCCCGGGCGAAACGCTGGTCACCGAGATGTGGAAGCAGGAGCTTTCGGAAGGCGACAAGGCCAAGGGCATTGGGGCGCGTATCGTCTTCCAGGCCAAGGTGAAGGAGCGCGACAAGGCGGTCATCAGCCGCGCGGCCATCGAGCTGTACGAGAAGATCCCGCAGCCGAAACCAGCCGTCGCGGCCGGGAAAAAAGACGGCAAGGCCGAGGCGGCGCCGGCTGCCGGGGTGCAGCCGACGAGTGCGGACGTGTTCCAGGCCATTGGGAAATACCTGGAGGCCAATGCGCAATTGGCGTCGAAGGTTCAGACGGTGTTCCGATTCGTGCTGACCGATCCGGCGAGCGCGTGGACCATCGATTTGAAGAGTGGGAACGGGTCGGTCTCGACGGAGACGTCGTCGGCGGCGGATACCACGCTCGAGTTGAAGGACACGGACTTCATGGATATGTGCACCGGCAAGGCCGATGCGCAAAAGTTGTATTTCGGTGGGAAGCTCAAGATTTCCGGCAACGTGATGGCGTCGCAGAAGTTGGAATTCTTGAAGAAGCTGGATCCCAATCTGGTGTTGGAGGTGGTGAAGGCACGGGCGGGGGGAGCTCCCCCACCCCAGCCCTCCGCTGCGTTGAAAGTCGGACCCGGCGAGCCGGGTACCTCCGGAGGGGGAGGGGGCCCTGGGGCACCGTCAACTCCCGGCGCCAAGCCGTCTCCCACGGCTCCGACCAAGAATGCCGAGGCTGCGGGGATTTTTGCGAAGTTGAAGGAGCTGGTGGCGAAGGACAAACGGCTCGTCGATGAGGTCGGGGCGGTGTTGCAATTCCGCATTCAGGAGCCTGACGCCGCATGGGTGGTCGACTTGAAGAGCGGTGCGGTGAAGGAAGGGACGGACGCTGCGGCGACCACGGTGCTGACCCTGAAGGATGCGGATTTGGCGGCCCTGGTGAAGGGGACGGAGCAGCCGCAATCGCTCTAT
- a CDS encoding M18 family aminopeptidase, with amino-acid sequence MDILKDLLAFLRNSPTPYHAVESAATRLTDAGFQALLETDSWKDLAPGKYFVAHGESALVAFVIPATRDVRGFRLVGAHTDSPNLRLKPKPEYKKEGYAQLGVEVYGGVLLNSWLDRDLSLAGRVLVRTNGKLESKLVRFDRPLCRVPQLAIHLDRDVSDKGLVLNKQEHLAPIIGLADGTADITELCARELRLEKADIVATDLMLYDIVPPTVGGADGEFLFSARLDNQAMCHAAILALIDAAQDADKHAVVPVAVLFDHEEVGSESATGAGSAFLPRDLERIALGLGKSLDDMHRAFAGSLCVSADMAHAVHPNYVERHEARHRPALNAGPVIKVNSQQRYATSAKTAALFHDLCRASDVPVQSYAHRTDLPCGSTIGPITAAKLGIPTVDVGNPMLSMHSIRELGGTKDPERMTKVLTRFYAVTDY; translated from the coding sequence ATGGACATCCTGAAGGATTTGCTGGCCTTTCTGCGAAATTCGCCCACGCCGTACCATGCCGTGGAGAGCGCTGCGACGCGGCTCACGGACGCGGGATTCCAGGCGCTGCTCGAGACCGATTCCTGGAAGGATCTGGCACCCGGCAAGTACTTCGTGGCCCATGGGGAGAGCGCGTTGGTGGCGTTCGTCATTCCCGCCACGCGGGATGTTCGCGGCTTTCGCTTGGTGGGCGCGCACACGGACAGTCCGAACCTGCGGCTGAAACCGAAACCCGAGTACAAGAAGGAGGGCTATGCGCAGCTCGGCGTCGAGGTCTACGGCGGCGTGCTCCTCAACTCATGGCTCGATCGGGATCTTTCGCTGGCCGGGCGGGTCCTCGTGCGCACGAACGGCAAGCTCGAGTCGAAGCTCGTGCGCTTCGACCGGCCTTTGTGCCGTGTTCCGCAGCTGGCCATTCACCTCGATCGCGATGTCAGCGACAAGGGGCTCGTGCTGAACAAGCAAGAGCACCTCGCGCCCATCATCGGGCTGGCCGACGGCACCGCGGACATCACGGAGCTATGCGCCCGGGAGCTGCGCCTCGAGAAGGCGGACATCGTGGCGACGGATCTCATGCTCTACGACATCGTGCCGCCCACCGTGGGCGGTGCCGACGGCGAGTTCCTCTTTTCGGCACGGCTGGACAACCAGGCGATGTGCCACGCGGCCATCCTCGCGCTCATCGATGCCGCGCAAGACGCGGACAAGCACGCGGTGGTGCCGGTGGCCGTGCTCTTCGACCACGAGGAGGTGGGCAGCGAAAGCGCGACCGGCGCCGGTTCCGCCTTTCTGCCGCGCGATCTCGAGCGCATCGCACTCGGCCTGGGCAAGTCGCTGGACGACATGCACCGCGCCTTTGCGGGCTCTCTCTGCGTCTCGGCCGACATGGCCCACGCCGTCCATCCCAACTACGTCGAACGCCACGAGGCGCGCCACCGTCCCGCCCTCAACGCCGGCCCAGTCATCAAGGTCAATTCCCAACAGCGTTACGCCACCTCGGCCAAAACGGCCGCCTTGTTCCACGACCTTTGCCGCGCCTCGGACGTCCCCGTCCAAAGCTACGCGCACCGCACCGATCTTCCCTGCGGCTCCACCATCGGCCCCATCACCGCCGCCAAACTGGGCATCCCCACCGTCGACGTGGGCAACCCCATGCTGAGCATGCACTCCATCCGCGAACTCGGTGGCACCAAGGACCCGGAGCGGATGACCAAAGTGCTCACGCGTTTCTACGCAGTCACCGATTATTGA
- a CDS encoding AraC family transcriptional regulator, whose translation MAGQGLSSIAFKTGRPGCTLLSSEPHGWRGLLVRSYLEPEMQGEPVRVPPLAAHHIVLMTSGWLRLEQRDADGGDWERFDVGAGDIFITPAMTPTYDVQWHSLRDEPVESVHLHLEPGLLEGMAADLLDIPADRLRIATRDGVRDPVIQSIALELCQSLQSPHAADRLYVDSAARMVAAQVLRHHIASGASVVLKDARGGLPPSRVRRVTDFIVANLSQSLDLESLAAQAELSPYHFARTFKQSTGETPHGYVLRRRIEKARELLRQSAKSIAEVAFEVGFSSQSHFTTQFRKLTGSTPRQYRRG comes from the coding sequence ATGGCCGGCCAGGGACTGTCCTCCATCGCGTTCAAGACGGGCCGCCCCGGCTGCACCCTCCTGAGCAGCGAGCCGCACGGCTGGCGCGGACTTCTGGTGCGCTCCTACCTCGAGCCGGAGATGCAAGGCGAGCCGGTGCGCGTCCCACCGCTCGCGGCGCACCACATCGTCCTCATGACCTCGGGCTGGCTGCGTCTCGAGCAGCGCGATGCCGACGGCGGTGATTGGGAGCGCTTCGACGTGGGCGCGGGCGACATCTTCATCACGCCCGCGATGACGCCGACCTACGACGTCCAATGGCATTCGCTCCGTGACGAGCCCGTCGAAAGCGTGCACCTGCATCTCGAGCCCGGCCTGCTCGAGGGCATGGCCGCCGATCTACTGGACATCCCGGCCGACCGACTGCGGATTGCCACGCGCGACGGCGTTCGTGATCCGGTGATTCAGAGCATCGCATTGGAGTTGTGCCAGTCGCTCCAATCGCCTCACGCCGCGGATCGACTCTACGTCGACAGCGCAGCCCGCATGGTGGCCGCGCAGGTCCTTCGCCACCACATCGCGTCCGGCGCTTCGGTCGTCCTCAAAGACGCCCGCGGCGGCCTCCCACCGTCGCGCGTTCGCCGCGTCACGGATTTCATCGTGGCCAATCTATCGCAGAGTCTCGATTTGGAATCCCTCGCCGCCCAAGCGGAATTGAGCCCGTACCACTTCGCGCGCACCTTCAAACAATCCACGGGCGAAACACCCCATGGCTACGTCCTGCGCCGTCGCATCGAGAAGGCGAGGGAATTACTGCGCCAAAGCGCCAAATCCATTGCCGAGGTGGCGTTCGAAGTCGGTTTTTCGAGCCAGAGCCACTTTACGACGCAATTCCGTAAGCTGACGGGAAGCACGCCGCGGCAATATCGACGGGGATGA